One stretch of Arachis hypogaea cultivar Tifrunner chromosome 20, arahy.Tifrunner.gnm2.J5K5, whole genome shotgun sequence DNA includes these proteins:
- the LOC112785843 gene encoding uncharacterized protein, translating to MDFTKVGIARKLQLKELECLRIEAYENARIYKEQTKAFHDHHIRKKDFQEGDKVLLYNSRLRFMPGKLRSRWDGPFKGKGVKPYGVVELFQPQSGATFKVNCHRVKKYHGYKSPKELEVFLLKDASKGGEA from the coding sequence ATGGATTTCACCAAGGTGGGTATAGCCAGGAAATTGCAACTAAAGGAACTTGAATGCCTTAGGATAGAGGCCTATGAGAATGCAAGGATTTACAAGGAGCAAACTAAGGCATTCCATGATCACCATATCCGCAAGAAagattttcaagaaggtgataAAGTTCTTCTATACAACTCAAGACTCAGATTCATGCCCGGAAAGCTCCGTTCAAGGTGGGATGGCCCCTTTAAAGGGAAAGGAGTGAAGCCCTATGGCGTGGTCGAGCTATTCCAACCTCAAAGTGGTGCAACATTCAAGGTGAACTGCCATAGGGTAAAGAAGTATCATGGCTATAAGTCACCGAAGGAGTTGGAGGTGTTCCTACTTAAGGATGCATCCAAAGGAGGAGAAGCTTAA